The Hermetia illucens chromosome 2, iHerIll2.2.curated.20191125, whole genome shotgun sequence genomic interval GGGTCGATTGGTTTATGAAGTGAGGCCGTGTAAATGTTGAATAGTGTGGGGCTCAAGACACATCCTTGGGGTATACCATTGCAAATTTCCACCTTCGCATCATCTAGGATTAGTTTCCAGTTAGCCAGGAACCGTGAGATCCAGATAATGATTCTGGCTGGTATTTTATGTAAGATCATTTGAGATTCAAGGGTTTTTAGATCTACACTTTCATATGCTTTGGATACATCAAGAACTACAGCTTGCGCCTGCAGTTTGTTTGCTTTGGCTATGGAGATTGAGAGAAGGATGTCGTTTAGACATGTCACAGTGGATAATCCGCTCTGATAGGCATGGCTGTTGGGAGGGAGAATTTTGTGCTCTAGAATGAAATGGTCTAGTCTATTTTTGACAAGTGTGTTGCGGATTTTTGGCGAAAACATTAATTAGGAATATGGGTCTGAAGTTTTTAATGTCTGGTaggtttttgtttattttgggtaTGGGAACTATCTTAATGACAGACCATTCCTGTGGAGGGTTTAAATTTCGCCAAGTTTCATTAATGGAGTTTAGCAGAGCAGATTTGACCGATGGGCTTAGTCACTGAATGTACGTGTACGTAATTTGGTCGTTACCCGGTGCGGAGTTCTTTTTCCGTTTTTTGAGGACCAGAGCGAATACCGCaggagtaaaattttgttgcagCGATGGTGGCAGTAAGTGGGATGTAAAATTATTTGGATTTGGCTTGTTATAGCTTGAGCTTAGAAAGTCTAGGTATTTCTGGTCATTTTCAGAGTCCCAATTCCGGTTGTTGGTTTCTTcctcttgaaaatttttaaagttttttatgcTTTTCCAGAATACCTTAGTGTCTTTTTCGACACTCAGTTCTTCCCAAATTTCGTCCCAGGCTTTTTTCTTAGCCGCCTTCACCACTTGTAACCATTTCTTGTTTGCAACCGAGAAGGACATGAAGTTAGTATGATTGGCATTACTGTGGTAGGCTCTCAAAGCTTGCCTTTTCTCTACAAATAGTGTTTTAAGATCACTGTTCCACCATGGATTATGGGAGGAGCCCTTGGGGATTTTGAATGTCGACTCTTTAATTTTACTTTGGATTTCCGATGTCAGACCGTTCAAATTCTCCGTGGGAGGGATGGACTGCAAGGCAGTTTTTAGATGAAGGAGgcctattttgtatttctgttgaATTACAATGGTGTTACTGTGGATGGCTATTGGTTTATGCTTGCTCTTAGAGATCGGTTGTACCAGCGCGTTCCAGGACCAGGATATAGTATTGGAATTAGTGAGGGTGACATCTGGTGCAGATGCTcttgttttgccatttgttacCTGGTTCACAAAGGTTAGTGAACCGTTGTTGAGTGGTCTAAAGTCAGATCTGCATATTGTGTTTGAGAGATGCCTCCCTTTACTATTCTCGATGGAATCCCCAAGTATAAATGACctggcatttaggtcgcccgTTATTATTGTGTTTGCGGTATTGCTCAGAAATTGAAATAGCTTGTCTAGTTCTACCTTGAAAGTAGTCGTAGTTGTATGCGGGGGCACGTATATGGAGGCAATGGTGATGTTTGGAGTAAGATTCAGGGTCTTAGCGGTAATGATGTTCATGTCGGTATCATAGGTTATTGGCCTGGCATTTATGCCTTTGCCAAATGCAAGGGCAACTCCACCATAGTTATCCTCTCTGAATTTGTACATAAGGTTAAAACCTTTCAGGTAACGAGAATGATGGGACGAGTTAAAAGCGAAAGTTTCCTGTAGGGATAGTATGTCATAGCCGTGAGTATTAGCAAAGTATTCAATTTCAGACTTATTGTTAgctagactttgaatgttatatTGTAGGATGTTTACCATTTGCAATTTCTACGAACGTTAAGTCGCTCGTGATGTTGAGTTTATCAGtctgttttttggttttttgtatGTCTTCTGCCAAAGATGCATCTTGTATCTTTGAAGAGATGCTGttcatgagtttaaggatttgCGACAATACTTTCTGATACTCGGATACAACTGTGTACGTTGGGTGTTCGAAAACAGTTTGATTTGGCGTAAGTGGTTCTTGATAGTCACCTTTGGGAAAGGGTGTTCTGGTGTTCGGGCGTGAAATTGATTTGACAgcagaactgaattttttactCCCTCTGATGGTTCTATTGAACTCATCTTGAGGATTCCTTGTCCAGTTGTTCGCACTTTCTTTTCTCCAGCGGAGGAAAGACAACGTCACAGTCAACATTGCAGTCCAGTGAGTCGTAATagtttttcacttctttggtAGCTTCTCTCatggagatattttttattgttgccgTCTTGATGATTGTCAGATGTTCGACCCAGATGGTCCACTTCCTGTCTCTGGCGTCATGATCTGACTTACCACATAGAGCACATTTTTTCCCGCATGTGCTACCATCGCACTGATCTTTAGGATCactgcaatttaaatatctactCACTTTCGCTTTGCAGTTAGTGGCAATGTGGCCTAATCTGCCACAAGCAAAACATTGCCTCGGTCTGTTTaagtaatggtcaacctcaacCCTCACGCTACCGATTGAGATATGTTTGGGGATCTCAGAGCCAACGAAGGTTAATTTGACTGTTCGAGATGGAAGGAAGACATCTTTGTTTTCTTTAGATCTGAAATTCAGCCTTTGCACTTGCGCCACTTTAATCGGAGAGTTAATGTCCTGTAGTATTTCATCTT includes:
- the LOC119648627 gene encoding uncharacterized protein LOC119648627, producing MVNILQYNIQSLANNKSEIEYFANTHGYDILSLQETFAFNSSHHSRYLKGFNLMYKFREDNYGGVALAFGKGINARPITYDTDMNIITAKTLNLTPNITIASIYVPPHTTTTTFKVELDKLFQFLSNTANTIITGDLNARSFILGDSIENSKGRHLSNTICRSDFRPLNNGSLTFVNQVTNGKTRASAPDVTLTNSNTISWSWNALVQPISKSKHKPIAIHSNTIVIQQKYKIGLLHLKTALQSIPPTENLNGLTSEIQSKIKESTFKIPKGSSHNPWWNSDLKTLFVEKRQALRAYHSNANHTNFMSFSVANKKWLQVVKAAKKKAWDEIWEELSVEKDTKVFWKSIKNFKNFQEEETNNRNWDSENDQKYLDFLSSSYNKPNPNNFTSHLLPPSLQQNFTPAVFALVLKKRKKNSAPGNDQITYTYIQ